In the genome of Bacillota bacterium, the window GCTGCTGTTATCGGACGGCGTCTTGCAATCCGCCCAAAGCTTCACAATTCATTTAGATCCGATCTCTACAGCACTAGTAATGAAAAAACCACGGCACAAATATCTGCTTTTTTTGCCACTGCGCACGGTTTGGCACTAAGGGGGTGGTCTGCTTGAACTACGAACTAAACCTTCACGTTAAAGGCTCAAAGTTAAAGACACTGTTCTTTAAATCGCAAATCGGCAAATTGCTGCTCATGATTCTACTATTCTTATTTGTGTCCACCCTTTACGGCGGTTCTTTGACCTACCGTAACTATCTAAAAAAAGATCTGGAATACATGCAAAGAGAAATCAGCCATCTTTCAGAAACAGTTGAGCCCTTACAACAGATGTTAAACGAAATTGAAACTGCCGGCATACTGATGCAGCTGGAAGAACAGATACTTGCCGAATCAAATTCCTGGGCTCTTTACCTGGATAAACTTACAACTAATGTTCCGGAGAGCCTGTTTATCGAAAATATCAACTGCACCAGTGATAAAACTATCTCTATCCGGGGTTACAGTTCTAATATGCACACTGCAGCTTCTTTTCAACAGAAAATCGAAGAATTGGAGTTTATCTATTCGGCCGTATTAAGTGCTGTAAATCTTAATGATACCGGTGTATATAACTACTCAATATATGCGGTTCTTGATTAATAACGGGGGTCATCAAAAAATTGAAAATCGAAAAGAGAAAACCTTCCAAAAGAGAAAAATACATGTTGACTATTCTGCTTATTACCTCGTTCCTGATAATCTGGTATCTGGTCGGGGCAAAAGTTTACTCTGAAATTCAAGGATTAAAAGAAGAAAAAGCTCAACTTCAGAAAGAAATGGATATCTTAAACGACCTGGTTGGGCAGAAAAAACAGATTGAATCATCCTGGATAGATACACAGCCGGAAATGATTCGCCTGGGCAAAGCAATACCGCCTTTAAGCAGCTTACCCAGGGTTTTATCAGCCCTTGAATCACTCCTCGACAATTACAAAAATAACCTCTACTCTTTCAAGGTCGGGGAGTTGGCTCATGAAAAGGAAATCTCCATTCTGCATCTACAGCTGTCTGCTGTAGGTCCAGCGGAGATAATTCATCGATTACTGAAGGAATTCGAACTTTTTCCGCACCTGTTAACGATCTGGCAGCTTGAATGGTCTGCTTTAAACGATGATGAGATTAAACTTGATCTTGAATTTAACCTGTACTTTGTCCCTTCAGATCAGGAAGCGTATACCACGTCAAAGGCAGGGAGTAAAAGCTGATGGAGATAAAATACATTTATAAGGCAAGAGATATTGAGGGGAAAAAGATAAAAGGTGAATTATACGCACCGGACAGGAAATCAGCGTTGGGAAAACTCCAGGCAGGTGGATTGGTTGTAACCAAGCTTACAGAAAGCTCCATATTTTCTCTATCTCAAAAGCTGAAACGCCTGGGACTACTTAAAAGGTTTGGTTTCAGTCGTTACTCCGGCAGGGAATTGATGTTGTTCACCCGCCAGTTTTCAACCATGCTCTCGGCAGGCGTGCCTATACTGCGAATCCTGCATATCCTCTCCGGGAAGATGGAAAAACATTCTTTCAGAAAAAGACTTATTACTGTCGCTGCTGCGGTCGAGGAAGGCAGCAGCCTTTCTGATGCCATGCGCAGAGAATTGGACTACTTCCCCCTACTGCTGGTCAATATGGTTGAAGCAGGGGAAACCAGTGGAAAACTTGATGAAGTGATGGATAAAATGGCCGATCATTTTGAAAAACAGCATGATCTAGAAGAGAAAATTCGCACTGCGACTGCTTACCCGGTTGTCATAACTGTCATATCGATCGTGGTAGTTGCAGTGATGCTCCTTTTTGTCCTCCCCCGCTTTGCCGGGATATTTGAATCCTATGGCATGGATATGCCGCTAGTCAGCGCACTTTTTCTTTCTTTAGGTCAGATAATAATCGGTTACTGGCCGTTTATCCTTACGATGGTCCTATTATTACCAATAGCCCTGATTTACACGGCTAATACTGTAAAAGGAAAATCTATAAACGACAATTTGAAATTTAGACTGCCTTTTTATGGCACTATATACCGGCAGATCGTGGCTGCCCGTTTTGCCCGTACCTTCAGTACTCTTCTTTCCAGTGGTACTTCCCTGCACAGATCCTTGATGTTGGTAGACAGGGTAATCGATAACCGGGAAGTCTCCGAGGCGATTAAAGATTTGAGCGATGCACTCTACGCTGGAGATTCAATATATAAACCGATGCGAACATCTCGGGTTTTTCCACCCTTGCTCGTTGAGATGATTCGCATCGGTGAGGAAACGGGGGCCCTGGATCAGACCCTCGATAAAACCGCAGATTATTATGAAAGAGAAATATCTTACCTGGTCGGGAGATTAAGCACTATACTTGAACCGGCTCTTCTCCTTTTAGTCGGTACGTTCATCGGAATGATCGTCTATTCTGTTTTATCACCCATGTACCGGGTCTTTGAATTGATCTAGTCTTCGGTATCAATTGATTCATCCGGAAATAGAAAACTGTTTAAGTCTATGTTTTCTGTCTCTGCAGGTTCTTCAATATTAACTGTAAAGATGGTAAACACCTTACCCTCAAATATTACATTTTCCGGGAGCAGGAGCTGGCCGATAAATAAATATCGACCTGGTTCATCTGGGTT includes:
- a CDS encoding PilN domain-containing protein gives rise to the protein MNYELNLHVKGSKLKTLFFKSQIGKLLLMILLFLFVSTLYGGSLTYRNYLKKDLEYMQREISHLSETVEPLQQMLNEIETAGILMQLEEQILAESNSWALYLDKLTTNVPESLFIENINCTSDKTISIRGYSSNMHTAASFQQKIEELEFIYSAVLSAVNLNDTGVYNYSIYAVLD
- a CDS encoding type II secretion system F family protein gives rise to the protein MEIKYIYKARDIEGKKIKGELYAPDRKSALGKLQAGGLVVTKLTESSIFSLSQKLKRLGLLKRFGFSRYSGRELMLFTRQFSTMLSAGVPILRILHILSGKMEKHSFRKRLITVAAAVEEGSSLSDAMRRELDYFPLLLVNMVEAGETSGKLDEVMDKMADHFEKQHDLEEKIRTATAYPVVITVISIVVVAVMLLFVLPRFAGIFESYGMDMPLVSALFLSLGQIIIGYWPFILTMVLLLPIALIYTANTVKGKSINDNLKFRLPFYGTIYRQIVAARFARTFSTLLSSGTSLHRSLMLVDRVIDNREVSEAIKDLSDALYAGDSIYKPMRTSRVFPPLLVEMIRIGEETGALDQTLDKTADYYEREISYLVGRLSTILEPALLLLVGTFIGMIVYSVLSPMYRVFELI